A single genomic interval of Oscillatoria sp. FACHB-1407 harbors:
- a CDS encoding serine/threonine-protein kinase codes for MDRPGTPLCVIKQLRSDNQNPAFLENAKRLFHEEAVTLEQLGKKHDRIPQLLAFFVEDESFYLVQDFIEGHSLNEELQIGYQWSEEQVQLLLCEILEVLQFIHGQQVIHRDIKPDNIIRRKTDNRLVLLDFGAVKQILPSAAGAGSGKLTIAVGTPGYMPAEQLNGMPSPNSDLYALGIIAIQALTGVDPEDFQKDPQTGEIVWQSLTSASAPLKQILTKMVRYHFRERYQSAEEVLQALNLLNQTRTPQALITGLHRLFTRQTAVFKPSQSVRPVTSRSDKTVLVPGTKQPQRVTQPTEITQSTSTQNSTVIANPPAKKSLIDEESASTDPVNENEEKIAIHAADALLDGAHQPDSVADGMAVKSIDVTVKGGHSTVDTPVDTPVEEEAIAPDTPTNHADGSAVQSTADETSISSPKSVDEPLPLTSATVEEHPTPAASAPSRTHITVPLPASTSPPAGETSAASPSFSSADVPLAVPPSTAFRRSRLAIGFGGLLVLAGFTVGAVYWFQQQQYRQSEQAVAAIATLKNSKEYDQCIQQAETFASRYDELNQSAQNLLGECRLAQAENLAKQGQFEAAIALVNKITPEMTSYTQVSSRLQGWATTMLTKATDLYQQGQFEAAIDLLRTIPEDTPTTAQATTTLVTWEAEQQANQKHLDEAQQAVSNQKWQAALDAINQIKILGVPVDRNSSYWKDTLWAIVEQAEQKLTEQRQREAEAQAAERARQQEAARDLQRNRPSGSSNPPRPSTSSGSSRPNRVAPTRRL; via the coding sequence ATGGATCGACCAGGTACACCCTTATGTGTTATCAAGCAACTCCGGTCTGATAACCAAAACCCAGCCTTTTTGGAAAATGCTAAACGCCTGTTTCATGAGGAAGCGGTTACTTTAGAGCAGTTGGGAAAGAAGCATGATCGAATTCCTCAACTGCTTGCATTTTTTGTTGAAGATGAAAGCTTTTACCTGGTTCAAGATTTCATTGAAGGACATTCACTCAATGAGGAATTGCAGATTGGCTATCAATGGAGTGAAGAGCAGGTACAACTGTTGCTTTGCGAAATTTTAGAGGTTTTGCAGTTTATTCACGGTCAGCAGGTTATCCATCGAGATATCAAACCAGACAACATCATTCGCCGCAAAACTGACAATCGACTCGTTTTACTCGATTTTGGTGCCGTTAAGCAAATTTTGCCGTCTGCTGCTGGAGCAGGGAGTGGCAAGCTAACAATTGCAGTGGGCACACCAGGTTATATGCCTGCTGAACAACTGAATGGAATGCCCTCCCCCAATAGTGACCTTTATGCTCTGGGCATCATTGCTATTCAAGCCCTAACTGGGGTTGACCCTGAGGATTTTCAGAAAGACCCCCAGACGGGCGAGATTGTCTGGCAGTCCTTGACCAGTGCTAGCGCTCCCTTGAAACAGATCTTAACCAAGATGGTGCGCTATCACTTTCGAGAGCGTTATCAATCTGCCGAAGAAGTCTTGCAAGCGTTGAACTTGCTCAATCAAACTCGGACTCCACAAGCTTTGATAACAGGGTTACACCGTTTATTTACTCGACAAACTGCTGTCTTTAAGCCTTCTCAATCGGTTAGACCTGTCACTTCCCGTTCAGATAAGACTGTATTAGTTCCTGGCACAAAGCAACCTCAACGGGTTACACAACCGACTGAGATTACTCAATCTACGTCAACTCAAAACTCAACAGTCATTGCTAACCCTCCGGCTAAAAAATCTCTAATCGATGAGGAATCTGCCTCTACCGATCCTGTTAATGAGAATGAGGAGAAGATTGCAATTCATGCGGCTGATGCTCTGCTTGATGGAGCTCATCAACCTGATAGCGTTGCCGATGGAATGGCGGTTAAAAGTATTGATGTGACTGTCAAGGGTGGTCACTCTACTGTTGACACACCTGTTGACACACCTGTTGAAGAGGAAGCGATCGCCCCAGATACTCCAACTAACCACGCTGATGGTAGTGCCGTTCAGTCAACCGCTGATGAAACCTCGATCTCCTCACCTAAGTCAGTTGACGAACCGTTACCACTCACTTCTGCAACCGTTGAAGAACACCCTACCCCAGCAGCGAGCGCCCCTTCTAGGACCCACATTACCGTTCCTCTTCCAGCTTCTACCAGTCCTCCTGCTGGCGAAACCAGTGCAGCCAGTCCATCTTTTTCCTCAGCCGATGTACCGTTGGCTGTACCTCCATCAACTGCATTCAGGCGATCCCGTTTAGCAATCGGTTTTGGCGGTTTGTTGGTGCTAGCTGGATTTACGGTTGGCGCGGTGTATTGGTTTCAGCAACAGCAATATCGCCAGAGTGAACAGGCCGTAGCTGCGATCGCCACTCTCAAAAATTCAAAAGAGTATGATCAATGCATTCAGCAAGCCGAAACCTTTGCTAGTCGTTATGACGAACTCAATCAGTCGGCTCAAAATTTGCTAGGAGAGTGCCGTTTAGCTCAAGCAGAAAATTTAGCCAAGCAAGGTCAGTTTGAGGCAGCGATCGCTCTGGTAAACAAAATCACCCCTGAGATGACAAGCTACACACAGGTATCATCTCGGCTGCAAGGGTGGGCCACCACAATGCTGACAAAGGCAACCGATTTGTATCAGCAGGGTCAATTTGAAGCGGCGATCGACCTGCTCAGAACGATTCCAGAGGACACACCAACAACAGCACAGGCGACAACCACCCTGGTAACTTGGGAAGCCGAGCAACAGGCAAACCAGAAACATCTGGATGAGGCTCAACAAGCCGTTAGCAATCAGAAGTGGCAGGCAGCCTTAGATGCGATCAACCAGATTAAGATCCTGGGTGTGCCTGTCGATCGCAACAGCTCTTATTGGAAAGACACTCTCTGGGCAATCGTTGAGCAAGCAGAGCAAAAGCTTACAGAACAACGCCAACGAGAAGCTGAAGCACAAGCCGCAGAACGGGCAAGACAGCAAGAAGCAGCTCGTGATTTGCAAAGGAACCGCCCATCAGGTTCGAGCAACCCTCCCAGACCATCAACGAGTAGTGGGTCTTCCCGTCCTAACAGAGTGGCTCCAACACGACGACTCTAG
- a CDS encoding WD40 repeat domain-containing protein, translating to MVIRQSSLIYLSAFVAVTTLLSSLCNVAQAQRSPLISLTNVNAQTASETTQRATLAQTRPVPISSEPSWAPGTIDLYSFDASVGGHTRPVYSVAFSPDNNYLASGGADRTVKIWSLTPANATQLVPSLYVTLQNGNAQVISIAFSSNGQLLATGSLDGTVRIWNWRNRQLLYTFSLHTDKVETVVFSPDGQVLASAGGDKTIRFWNVATGTLIREIESEQWITSLAFSPDGTRLISSGLGRRVEVWNWQQGRQLESFGSYSSPIYAIALSPDGQAIAFSPNSVSPGAATSSNAVTDRNTIHLLNLEGEAVIEPLAGHTDYIRTLTFSPSGRFLLSGSWDNTIKLWDLQTGQLFRNFADITAQRVLSVAFSPNGRMFACGSGDASVQLFVSIETR from the coding sequence ATGGTTATTCGACAAAGCAGTCTGATTTATCTCTCAGCTTTTGTAGCCGTAACAACTTTGCTCTCTAGCCTGTGTAATGTTGCTCAAGCCCAGCGATCGCCTCTCATATCGTTGACCAATGTAAATGCACAAACTGCTAGTGAAACGACTCAGAGAGCAACTTTAGCTCAAACGCGACCAGTGCCAATCTCATCAGAGCCGTCGTGGGCACCGGGAACCATTGATTTATATTCCTTTGATGCCAGCGTTGGGGGGCATACCCGTCCAGTTTATTCAGTTGCTTTTAGCCCTGATAACAACTATTTAGCCAGTGGCGGTGCTGACAGAACTGTCAAAATCTGGAGCTTAACCCCGGCTAATGCTACTCAGCTTGTGCCCTCTCTCTATGTCACGCTGCAAAATGGTAATGCTCAAGTCATTTCTATTGCCTTTAGCTCTAACGGGCAACTACTAGCCACTGGCAGTCTAGATGGCACAGTGCGGATTTGGAACTGGAGAAATAGGCAATTGCTCTATACCTTCTCTCTGCACACCGACAAAGTAGAAACAGTAGTGTTTAGCCCTGATGGTCAAGTACTGGCCAGTGCTGGGGGTGATAAAACCATTCGGTTTTGGAATGTTGCTACAGGCACCCTGATTCGTGAGATCGAGAGTGAGCAGTGGATCACCTCTCTTGCCTTCAGCCCTGACGGAACACGCCTTATCAGTAGCGGCTTAGGGCGGCGAGTCGAGGTATGGAACTGGCAACAAGGGAGACAACTTGAGAGCTTTGGCAGTTATTCCAGCCCAATCTATGCGATCGCTCTTAGTCCTGATGGTCAAGCGATCGCCTTTAGTCCCAATAGTGTCAGCCCAGGAGCAGCTACCTCGTCCAATGCAGTCACCGATCGCAACACAATTCATCTGCTCAACCTAGAAGGGGAAGCCGTGATAGAACCGCTAGCAGGACATACCGATTACATTCGAACGCTGACATTTAGTCCAAGTGGTCGTTTTTTGCTGAGCGGTAGTTGGGACAACACCATCAAGCTTTGGGATCTGCAAACAGGCCAACTGTTTCGCAATTTTGCTGACATCACCGCTCAACGGGTGTTATCTGTAGCATTCAGCCCAAACGGCAGGATGTTTGCCTGTGGTAGTGGCGATGCTAGCGTTCAACTGTTTGTGTCGATAGAAACTCGATAG
- a CDS encoding DUF2834 domain-containing protein, whose amino-acid sequence MLRKTILWLIWVTFSAYTIVLAPLDQSETWVIGWRLLAFQWHKLNAFIPAIFWLMGVVPMLYAGLMFADGRMQPFRAWTYFVGANFTGVICLLPYLIVRHRNQEFQGKKDEWLSILDRRSTGVVLLALAVFLVGYGAIAGDWNEYVQLFQTTPFVHLISLDFCLICLIFPITSLFDDDLARRGLTDARIFWAVACFPLLGPLLYLCFRPPLNEDALKIYDLGSIGD is encoded by the coding sequence ATGCTTAGAAAAACAATACTATGGCTCATCTGGGTCACTTTCTCGGCATACACCATTGTGTTAGCTCCCCTGGATCAATCAGAAACCTGGGTGATTGGTTGGAGATTACTAGCATTTCAGTGGCATAAATTGAATGCTTTTATTCCAGCGATTTTCTGGTTAATGGGTGTTGTCCCCATGCTCTACGCTGGTTTAATGTTTGCTGATGGCAGAATGCAACCTTTTCGAGCCTGGACGTATTTTGTTGGCGCAAATTTCACAGGGGTTATTTGTTTGTTGCCCTATCTGATCGTTCGACACCGAAATCAAGAATTCCAAGGCAAGAAAGACGAGTGGCTCAGTATTTTAGATCGACGATCGACGGGTGTTGTGCTGTTAGCTTTAGCTGTTTTTTTAGTGGGATATGGGGCGATCGCAGGTGACTGGAATGAGTACGTCCAACTATTTCAAACTACTCCATTTGTTCATCTGATTAGTCTAGATTTCTGCTTGATTTGTTTGATTTTTCCAATCACATCGTTATTTGATGATGATCTGGCACGACGTGGCTTGACCGATGCGCGCATCTTTTGGGCAGTAGCGTGTTTTCCACTGTTAGGTCCATTGTTGTATTTATGTTTTCGCCCGCCCCTTAACGAGGATGCTTTAAAAATCTATGATTTAGGTAGCATTGGCGACTAA
- a CDS encoding antibiotic biosynthesis monooxygenase family protein — translation MILEVALLDVRQGMEQDFERAFAEASPLIAATAGYMSHELQRCVETPHRYLLLVRWQTLEAHTLGFRRSPAYQDWKRLLHHFYDPFPTVEHFETVLEYE, via the coding sequence ATGATTTTAGAAGTTGCTTTGCTCGATGTTCGTCAGGGAATGGAACAGGATTTTGAACGAGCATTTGCTGAAGCATCTCCGCTCATTGCAGCAACAGCAGGCTACATGTCCCATGAATTACAACGGTGTGTTGAAACACCCCATCGATATCTACTGCTTGTGCGGTGGCAAACGTTAGAAGCACATACTCTTGGATTTCGGCGATCGCCCGCTTACCAGGACTGGAAACGCCTGCTCCATCACTTTTACGATCCATTTCCAACTGTGGAGCATTTTGAAACCGTATTGGAATATGAATAG
- a CDS encoding class I SAM-dependent methyltransferase — protein MTITIQQAFNRAALDYDSTRRMLIPCFDEFYGTVVEVISGSYSTGETASHRATPLQVLDLGAGTGLCAAMVQAAFPHAEFTLLDIAEEMLQQAKLRFDRLGKPPTIRVGSYLKLALGEGYDVVISALSIHHLSDPEKQQLYQRVYEALAPGGIFINADQVLGKTPEMEEYYQQQWLKAVKASDIPELDLRAAQHRMTFDRPATLDAQLAWLDAIGFEQVDCWYKNFRFAVFGGRRGGSPN, from the coding sequence ATGACCATAACCATTCAGCAGGCATTCAATAGAGCGGCACTCGATTACGACTCAACCCGCCGAATGCTCATTCCTTGTTTCGATGAATTTTACGGAACAGTCGTTGAGGTCATTTCCGGGAGTTACTCAACTGGGGAAACCGCTTCGCATCGTGCAACCCCTTTGCAGGTTTTAGATTTAGGCGCAGGCACAGGCTTATGTGCAGCGATGGTACAGGCTGCTTTTCCCCATGCGGAGTTTACCCTGCTGGATATCGCTGAAGAGATGCTACAACAGGCGAAATTGCGCTTCGATCGCCTGGGCAAGCCTCCTACGATTCGGGTTGGCAGCTATCTGAAATTAGCGTTGGGTGAAGGCTACGACGTGGTGATCTCGGCATTGTCGATTCACCATTTGAGTGACCCTGAAAAGCAACAGTTATACCAGCGAGTGTATGAGGCGTTGGCTCCGGGTGGCATATTTATCAACGCTGACCAGGTGTTGGGCAAGACTCCAGAAATGGAGGAGTACTATCAACAGCAGTGGTTAAAAGCGGTCAAGGCATCCGATATTCCCGAACTGGATTTGCGGGCGGCACAACATCGGATGACCTTTGATCGCCCTGCGACATTAGATGCCCAATTAGCCTGGTTAGACGCGATCGGCTTTGAGCAAGTCGATTGCTGGTACAAAAACTTTCGCTTTGCGGTGTTTGGAGGTCGTCGTGGCGGTTCACCCAACTGA
- a CDS encoding GNAT family N-acetyltransferase encodes MLDDAPIVQQLAGDRDIAAMTLSIPHPYPLHVAEEWIKTHAARFEQGTEVNYAIVLQNQNRLCGAIGLGIDPVNRHAELGYWIGKPNWGKGICTEAGEAILQYGFEQLELHRIHSTHFACNPASGRVMQKIGMHQEGYRPQYFLKWGEFKDIVQYGIVKRDWQA; translated from the coding sequence GTGCTAGATGATGCACCGATAGTACAACAGTTGGCGGGCGATCGCGACATTGCAGCAATGACGCTCTCGATTCCCCATCCCTATCCATTGCATGTCGCGGAGGAGTGGATCAAAACCCATGCTGCCCGATTTGAGCAGGGCACTGAGGTCAATTATGCGATCGTCTTACAAAACCAAAATCGCTTGTGTGGGGCGATCGGGCTGGGGATTGATCCGGTGAACCGCCACGCTGAGTTGGGATATTGGATCGGTAAACCCAATTGGGGCAAGGGAATCTGTACCGAAGCGGGTGAAGCCATTCTACAGTATGGCTTTGAGCAACTGGAGTTACATCGTATTCACTCTACTCACTTTGCCTGCAATCCAGCATCGGGACGAGTCATGCAAAAAATTGGGATGCACCAGGAGGGCTATCGTCCCCAATATTTCTTGAAGTGGGGCGAATTCAAGGACATTGTGCAGTACGGCATCGTAAAAAGGGACTGGCAAGCTTAG
- the proB gene encoding glutamate 5-kinase has translation MPQTLVIKIGTSSLTHPDTGYLALSTIAALVETLSHLQRQGHQVILVSSGAVGVGCARLGMTERPKSIAMKQAVAAVGQGRLMRVYDDLFTTLGQPIAQVLLTRSDLVQRSRYVNAYRTFRQLLKLGVIPIVNENDTLAVEELKFGDNDTLSALVASLVEADWLFLLTDVDRLYSADPRSNPNAQPITLVNSIQALQEQVEVGDRGSNWGTGGMVTKIAAAKIAMNAGVRTVITEGRSPQNIERILQGEPLGTQFEPEPQHFNARKRWIAHGLVPAGKLYLDNGAVKAIAELGKSLLAAGIKELEGEFQSQDAVQLCDLTGHEIARGIVNYSSNELQKIMGAHSDEIPKILGYVGAETVVHRDNLVVSI, from the coding sequence ATGCCTCAAACGCTAGTCATCAAAATCGGCACATCGAGCCTCACCCACCCTGATACAGGATATTTAGCACTCTCAACGATCGCTGCCTTAGTAGAAACCCTGAGCCACCTCCAACGGCAGGGACATCAGGTGATTTTGGTGTCATCGGGCGCGGTTGGGGTGGGTTGTGCTCGGTTAGGGATGACGGAGCGACCCAAATCGATCGCCATGAAGCAAGCCGTTGCCGCTGTAGGACAGGGGCGGTTGATGCGCGTATATGATGACCTGTTTACCACCCTGGGACAACCGATTGCTCAGGTGCTCCTGACGCGCAGCGATCTGGTGCAGCGTAGCCGCTATGTCAACGCCTACCGCACATTTCGACAGCTACTGAAACTGGGGGTAATTCCCATCGTCAATGAGAACGATACCCTGGCGGTGGAGGAGTTGAAATTTGGCGATAACGATACCCTGTCGGCGTTGGTTGCTAGTCTGGTTGAGGCAGATTGGCTGTTTTTGCTGACGGATGTCGATCGCCTCTATTCGGCTGATCCCCGCTCGAATCCCAACGCTCAACCCATCACCCTGGTCAACAGCATTCAGGCATTGCAAGAGCAGGTAGAAGTGGGCGATCGCGGCTCCAATTGGGGGACAGGGGGGATGGTAACCAAGATCGCAGCGGCAAAAATTGCCATGAATGCGGGAGTCCGTACGGTGATTACCGAGGGGCGATCGCCCCAGAACATTGAGCGTATTTTGCAGGGCGAACCGTTGGGAACCCAGTTTGAGCCAGAACCCCAACACTTTAACGCTCGCAAACGCTGGATTGCCCACGGGTTAGTGCCTGCGGGCAAACTCTATCTCGATAATGGAGCGGTGAAAGCGATCGCTGAACTGGGTAAGTCTCTGTTAGCCGCGGGCATCAAAGAACTCGAAGGCGAATTTCAAAGCCAGGATGCGGTGCAACTCTGTGACCTCACTGGACACGAGATCGCCAGAGGCATTGTCAATTACAGCAGCAACGAACTGCAAAAAATTATGGGTGCTCACTCCGATGAGATTCCCAAAATCCTGGGTTACGTGGGAGCAGAAACCGTTGTGCATCGAGACAATCTGGTGGTGAGCATCTAA